A single window of bacterium DNA harbors:
- a CDS encoding DUF362 domain-containing protein, with protein MFNRRDFLKAAATASSVGFSSTVHSLTSRRQESSGFFGVHPFVEKHPEAVFIMHTKVDDKTNSEAKLNAGLDFSRSVIVPRSEEDGGVPLTNLIPVKPNLTCRGTWDTKYTVEKTMSVVTDSYFVEGVIEGIKELGLKGSQFYIREVNCPENFETDGYGNPWNNGSGGIAERTGAEIRDMSKVVGIIDENDVVWKDIPNGVYFRKIPYIWPVNAENSWLLNIAKLKAHGMGITLTCKNLQGTVVHNYQRFGSGYHWIDMKEEHKQPTGLTDIKNSYELHKGIIPRWDRPGTTWNSGIGMETWAHMTIDSHSVTKPALNVVEGIYSRDGNGFVRGPGEGELAQEFLTNIIIFGMNPFHVDNIGHWIASQEPGNFGLFHIAVERGLARTINPHEIPVYEWFADGSAQLTPLDDFPRTPLMTYYLQRDYNGQTEPYYHLCDEPFTYQQQTGIDETAEPKAAVLNQNYPNPFNPYTSIEYSLPRTGNVLLEIYNATGQRIDVLVDGKRIAGTHVAVWNTNNQASGVYFYRLQFGAFSELRKMTLVK; from the coding sequence ATGTTCAATCGCAGAGATTTTTTGAAAGCGGCAGCGACTGCCAGTAGTGTCGGATTTTCGAGTACTGTTCATTCATTGACATCACGCCGTCAGGAATCGAGCGGGTTTTTCGGAGTACACCCGTTTGTGGAAAAACATCCGGAAGCGGTATTCATCATGCATACGAAGGTGGATGACAAGACAAACTCCGAAGCAAAGCTCAATGCCGGCCTCGATTTTTCACGGAGTGTCATCGTACCGAGAAGCGAGGAAGACGGCGGAGTTCCTCTCACCAACCTCATACCGGTAAAACCGAATCTCACCTGCAGGGGCACATGGGACACCAAGTATACAGTAGAGAAGACAATGAGCGTGGTAACCGACTCATACTTTGTCGAAGGGGTTATCGAAGGGATAAAGGAGCTCGGTCTCAAAGGCAGTCAGTTTTATATCCGCGAAGTAAACTGTCCGGAAAATTTTGAAACCGATGGTTATGGTAATCCTTGGAACAACGGTTCAGGAGGTATTGCAGAACGTACCGGCGCCGAAATCCGCGATATGTCAAAAGTAGTAGGAATAATCGATGAAAATGACGTCGTATGGAAGGATATTCCGAACGGTGTATATTTCAGAAAAATCCCCTATATCTGGCCGGTCAATGCTGAAAATTCATGGCTCCTGAACATCGCCAAGCTGAAAGCCCACGGCATGGGAATAACCCTGACTTGCAAGAATTTACAGGGTACCGTTGTCCATAACTACCAGCGTTTCGGAAGCGGATATCACTGGATCGATATGAAAGAAGAACATAAGCAGCCCACCGGATTAACGGATATTAAAAATTCCTATGAGCTTCATAAAGGTATCATCCCCCGGTGGGACAGACCCGGAACCACATGGAACAGCGGTATCGGCATGGAAACCTGGGCGCACATGACGATAGACAGCCACTCGGTTACCAAACCCGCCCTCAATGTGGTCGAGGGAATCTACAGCCGTGACGGCAATGGATTCGTGCGAGGTCCCGGAGAGGGTGAACTCGCCCAGGAATTCCTGACCAATATCATTATTTTCGGTATGAACCCGTTTCATGTTGACAATATCGGTCACTGGATAGCCTCGCAGGAGCCCGGTAATTTCGGGTTATTCCATATTGCGGTGGAACGGGGGCTCGCGCGGACAATCAATCCCCATGAAATACCGGTATACGAATGGTTTGCTGATGGCTCGGCGCAACTGACCCCGCTCGATGACTTCCCGCGCACCCCGCTCATGACATACTATCTCCAGCGTGATTACAACGGCCAGACCGAACCGTATTATCATCTCTGCGACGAACCGTTCACGTATCAGCAGCAAACCGGAATTGATGAAACAGCCGAACCGAAAGCAGCCGTTCTCAACCAGAACTACCCGAATCCGTTCAATCCGTATACCTCGATCGAGTACAGTCTTCCCCGGACAGGAAATGTTCTTCTCGAAATATACAATGCCACCGGACAGCGCATCGATGTTCTCGTCGATGGAAAACGTATCGCAGGAACCCATGTAGCGGTCTGGAATACGAACAATCAGGCATCCGGTGTCTACTTCTACCGGCTGCAGTTCGGTGCTTTTTCGGAGCTGAGGAAAATGACATTGGTCAAGTAA
- a CDS encoding ADP-ribosylglycohydrolase family protein, whose amino-acid sequence MKRLIMAATVLASVLLSTSCGDQGTKTIRIDLLRDKIAGGWAGKMIGVAYGAPTEFRARGEIYEQPLEWKTEYAAGSLRQDDLYVQLSFMMTMDKYGIDGPAEKFAESFATAGYRLWHANVQARKNFFDGIMPPASGSPEFNLHADDIDFQIEADYIGFMCPGMPQTAVKIADKIGRIMNYGDGVYGGMFVAALYTGAFFETDIPAIVNRALLAIPVESDYAKCIRDVIALHTHYPDDWRAAWKELEGKWGDVDICGAMDPFNIDAKLNGAYIVMGLLYGGGDFEKTMEVAIRCGQDSDCNPSNAAAVIGVINGYSGIPDSWKKGIEPVADSLFIFTGYSFNSAVENTLKYAQQLIRDNGGSVSASKVKIKIQEPAAPQLEVSFPDVVPDYQVSAFDDRGWTWKGKWETFGDKSARYAGDPGAEVTFTFNGSGVVLRGIWKKDGGKADVFVDGNLHRTIDTYYWWAGEEKGGAFLWHILGLVPGDHSVRLVVKGEKKPESEGTRIYLTGATVFKTAKKTNESYKFSFQ is encoded by the coding sequence TTGAAAAGACTAATCATGGCTGCAACTGTCCTTGCATCCGTGCTTCTTTCAACATCCTGCGGCGACCAGGGTACAAAGACAATCAGGATCGACCTTCTCAGGGACAAGATCGCGGGGGGATGGGCCGGTAAAATGATCGGTGTTGCGTACGGCGCTCCGACCGAATTCAGAGCGCGGGGAGAAATCTACGAACAGCCGCTCGAATGGAAAACCGAGTACGCCGCCGGGTCGTTACGGCAGGATGACCTGTATGTTCAATTGAGCTTCATGATGACCATGGACAAGTACGGTATCGATGGGCCGGCGGAGAAATTCGCCGAATCCTTCGCCACCGCAGGCTACCGTCTCTGGCATGCCAATGTACAGGCGCGCAAGAATTTCTTCGATGGCATCATGCCCCCGGCGTCCGGCAGCCCCGAATTCAACCTCCATGCGGACGACATCGATTTCCAGATCGAGGCCGACTACATCGGGTTCATGTGTCCGGGCATGCCGCAGACTGCGGTGAAAATCGCCGATAAAATCGGACGTATCATGAATTACGGCGATGGTGTCTACGGCGGTATGTTCGTTGCGGCCCTCTATACCGGAGCGTTCTTTGAAACGGACATTCCCGCCATCGTCAATCGTGCCCTCCTCGCAATTCCCGTCGAAAGTGACTATGCGAAGTGTATCCGCGATGTCATTGCTCTCCACACCCACTACCCGGACGACTGGCGCGCCGCATGGAAAGAGCTCGAAGGAAAATGGGGAGACGTCGATATCTGCGGAGCTATGGACCCCTTCAATATCGATGCAAAACTGAACGGCGCGTATATCGTCATGGGACTCCTCTACGGCGGCGGAGATTTTGAGAAAACCATGGAAGTGGCGATCCGGTGCGGGCAGGACTCGGACTGCAACCCATCGAATGCCGCGGCGGTCATCGGGGTCATCAACGGGTACAGCGGTATCCCCGATTCATGGAAAAAGGGCATCGAGCCGGTTGCCGACTCTCTCTTTATCTTTACCGGATACTCCTTCAACTCGGCAGTCGAGAACACACTCAAGTACGCGCAGCAACTCATCAGGGACAACGGCGGCTCGGTCTCGGCGAGCAAGGTAAAAATAAAAATACAGGAACCCGCCGCGCCGCAGCTCGAAGTATCGTTTCCCGATGTCGTTCCCGATTATCAGGTGAGCGCTTTCGATGACAGAGGCTGGACATGGAAGGGAAAATGGGAAACGTTCGGCGACAAGAGCGCCCGCTATGCAGGCGACCCCGGGGCGGAGGTCACATTCACATTTAACGGCAGCGGCGTAGTACTGCGCGGCATCTGGAAAAAGGACGGCGGAAAGGCCGATGTTTTTGTGGACGGGAATCTGCACCGTACCATCGACACCTATTACTGGTGGGCGGGCGAGGAGAAAGGTGGAGCGTTCCTGTGGCATATCCTCGGCCTCGTTCCCGGCGATCATTCGGTCAGGCTCGTGGTTAAAGGCGAGAAGAAACCCGAATCCGAGGGGACGCGCATTTACCTTACAGGCGCTACAGTGTTCAAAACCGCAAAGAAAACGAACGAAAGCTATAAGTTCTCATTTCAATGA
- a CDS encoding MTH938/NDUFAF3 family protein, with amino-acid sequence MKPTIDGTVFGSITIGGKTFKHDVVIRLDGEVKKRKKKLSKAIFGTSHTVSLDEARNVYEKGSQRVIIGSGQSGILKLSEEAEDYFGKKNCVVDLHPTPEAVKRWNDTQEEVVGLFHVTC; translated from the coding sequence ATGAAACCCACCATTGACGGAACAGTGTTCGGTTCTATTACCATCGGAGGGAAAACCTTCAAGCACGATGTAGTCATACGGCTTGACGGCGAAGTAAAAAAACGAAAGAAAAAACTTTCAAAAGCTATATTCGGCACCTCTCACACCGTATCGCTCGACGAAGCCCGGAACGTATATGAAAAAGGCTCGCAACGGGTCATCATCGGATCGGGTCAGAGCGGGATTCTCAAGCTTTCAGAGGAAGCCGAAGACTATTTCGGTAAAAAGAACTGCGTTGTCGACCTTCACCCCACCCCCGAAGCGGTAAAACGGTGGAATGACACACAGGAAGAAGTGGTCGGGCTGTTTCATGTGACCTGCTGA
- the ppk2 gene encoding polyphosphate kinase 2 produces the protein MAKKKKAKDTEKGNNAPLEVKGEPVPQEKQEEKKKKPKKFTSDFYKKELFRLQVELVKLQEWIKFKGLKVVVLFEGRDAAGKGGVIKRITQRLNPRVCRIVALGTPTEREKTQWYFQRYVAHLPAAGEMVLFDRSWYNLAGVERVMGYCSEDEYREFLRSCPEFERMLVRSGIILLKYWFSVSDDEQEHRFQLRIKDPTKRWKLSPMDLESRARWMEYSKAKDEMFAYTDLKQAPWYAFESDDKKKARLNCIAHILSMIPYEDLTPKPIELPPRQKKIGYERPPITDQTFVTSFY, from the coding sequence ATGGCAAAAAAGAAAAAAGCAAAAGACACGGAAAAGGGGAACAACGCCCCTCTGGAAGTAAAAGGAGAACCGGTACCACAGGAAAAGCAGGAAGAAAAAAAGAAGAAACCAAAAAAATTCACATCGGACTTTTATAAAAAGGAGCTGTTCCGGCTCCAGGTCGAGCTGGTGAAGCTGCAGGAATGGATAAAATTCAAGGGATTGAAGGTCGTTGTCCTGTTTGAGGGGCGGGATGCCGCAGGAAAAGGGGGCGTCATCAAACGTATCACCCAGCGGCTGAATCCTCGTGTCTGCAGGATCGTGGCGTTGGGCACACCCACAGAGCGTGAAAAAACTCAATGGTATTTTCAGCGGTATGTGGCTCATCTTCCCGCGGCAGGCGAGATGGTCCTCTTTGACCGGAGCTGGTACAATCTCGCCGGTGTCGAGCGTGTCATGGGTTATTGCTCTGAGGACGAATATCGCGAGTTTCTCCGCTCATGTCCGGAATTTGAACGTATGCTCGTACGATCGGGAATCATTCTTCTCAAATACTGGTTCTCGGTAAGCGATGACGAGCAGGAGCACCGTTTCCAGCTTCGCATCAAAGACCCGACGAAGCGGTGGAAACTCAGTCCGATGGATCTGGAGTCACGTGCCAGATGGATGGAATACTCCAAGGCCAAGGATGAGATGTTCGCATACACCGATCTAAAACAGGCGCCATGGTACGCTTTCGAATCAGACGACAAAAAAAAGGCGCGCCTTAACTGTATTGCGCACATACTCAGCATGATTCCGTACGAGGACCTGACACCCAAACCGATAGAGCTGCCACCCCGCCAGAAGAAAATCGGATATGAACGCCCGCCGATTACTGATCAGACGTTTGTAACGAGTTTCTATTAA
- a CDS encoding glycosyltransferase family 2 protein: MYKGHKIAVIIPAYNEELLIAKTVETIPEFVDHIIVIDDGSTDRTVEIVSEIASRNSRILFIQHGENRGVGAALSTGYLWCRSNDMDIAVVMNGDNQMDPVDLSALINPLVENHADYTKGNRLITGEAWNKIPHVRYLGNSILTFLTKIVSGYWHVTDSQSGYTAMNKRALKLLPLGSLYTGYGVPNDILVKMNIYNMRVMDVPVSPVYGIGEQSKIRLRKVIFSISMLLFRLFFLRMFQKYTLRDFHPLIFFYALGFFILTLNIPLIVRLFFVWGDTGFIPTINALAILFCTLTGLQLILFAMLFDMEANVELKGK; this comes from the coding sequence ATGTATAAAGGGCATAAAATTGCAGTCATTATACCGGCATATAATGAAGAGCTGCTGATAGCCAAAACAGTTGAAACGATTCCCGAGTTTGTCGATCACATCATAGTCATCGATGACGGAAGCACGGACAGAACTGTTGAGATAGTCAGCGAAATTGCATCCCGGAACAGCAGGATACTTTTCATACAACACGGAGAAAACAGGGGTGTGGGCGCTGCTCTGAGCACCGGATATCTGTGGTGTCGTTCAAACGATATGGATATCGCGGTGGTCATGAACGGCGACAACCAGATGGATCCCGTCGATCTGTCCGCGCTCATCAATCCTCTCGTGGAGAACCACGCCGATTATACCAAAGGAAACCGCCTCATTACGGGAGAAGCATGGAACAAGATTCCCCATGTAAGGTATCTGGGTAACTCCATTCTGACGTTCCTTACTAAAATCGTCAGCGGATACTGGCATGTCACCGATTCTCAGTCGGGTTACACCGCCATGAATAAAAGGGCGCTCAAACTCCTCCCGCTCGGTTCTCTCTATACCGGGTATGGTGTTCCGAACGATATTCTTGTCAAAATGAATATATATAACATGCGTGTAATGGACGTTCCGGTCAGCCCGGTATACGGAATCGGCGAACAAAGCAAGATAAGGCTCCGTAAAGTGATATTTTCAATTTCGATGCTGTTGTTTCGTCTTTTTTTCCTGAGGATGTTTCAGAAGTACACCTTACGGGATTTTCATCCGCTGATATTCTTCTATGCTCTCGGTTTCTTTATACTTACTTTGAATATACCGCTGATAGTGCGTCTGTTTTTCGTATGGGGGGACACCGGTTTTATCCCGACGATAAATGCACTCGCAATACTTTTTTGCACCCTCACCGGGTTGCAGCTTATTTTATTTGCCATGCTCTTTGATATGGAAGCTAATGTTGAATTAAAGGGAAAATAA